In one window of Ruminococcus hominis DNA:
- a CDS encoding GDSL-type esterase/lipase family protein: MGKARTKKLKQYNKRKNRRKIEVYSRIAATGVVAAILVVIGVRLSNKHENAEISAGIKYIETNEKKDVASVETKIERVEAKDKEEAYKAGTISLKEMFASTVVMGDSITEGFTAYDVLNANSVVSKIGASLTDLDDQCEKLKEINPQMVFVSYGMNDVINTNGDTDTFIKQYKELITKIQKEVPDTKILINSIFPVQQSAIAEKPALANISKYNEALQKMCDELQIAYVDNTDLVKDEYYDEDGIHFVSEFYPIWADHMVEVSLS; the protein is encoded by the coding sequence TTGGGAAAGGCACGAACGAAGAAATTGAAACAGTATAACAAAAGAAAGAATAGAAGAAAAATAGAAGTATATAGTAGAATTGCTGCTACAGGTGTTGTAGCAGCAATTCTTGTCGTAATTGGAGTTCGATTATCGAATAAACATGAGAACGCAGAGATAAGTGCAGGGATTAAATATATTGAGACGAATGAGAAAAAAGATGTCGCTTCGGTCGAGACAAAGATAGAACGTGTTGAGGCAAAAGACAAAGAAGAAGCGTATAAGGCAGGTACGATCAGCTTAAAAGAGATGTTTGCAAGTACGGTCGTGATGGGAGATTCCATTACGGAGGGATTTACGGCATACGATGTTTTGAATGCGAACAGTGTCGTATCAAAAATAGGTGCATCACTTACTGATCTGGATGACCAGTGTGAAAAGCTAAAAGAGATTAACCCACAGATGGTGTTCGTCTCTTATGGAATGAATGATGTGATCAATACGAATGGAGATACAGATACATTTATCAAACAATATAAAGAGTTGATCACAAAGATTCAAAAAGAAGTACCGGATACAAAGATTTTGATAAATTCAATATTTCCGGTGCAGCAAAGTGCAATAGCCGAGAAACCGGCATTGGCAAATATTTCAAAATACAACGAAGCATTACAGAAGATGTGTGATGAATTACAGATTGCGTATGTGGACAATACAGATCTTGTAAAAGATGAATATTACGACGAGGACGGAATTCATTTTGTATCTGAGTTTTATCCAATATGGGCAGATCACATGGTGGAGGTGTCTTTATCATGA
- a CDS encoding MBOAT family O-acyltransferase: protein MLFSSITFLFIFLPLTLLLYYLVPFRMKNYVMLAASLIFYAWGEPVYIILMILSIILNYFCGQDIYEKRDNARAMKMSLMFGVVMNLLILGFFKYYGLLMDTINAILPIDIPYRVLALPIGISFYTFQAMSYLIDVYRKEVKPQENVLYFALYISMFPQLIAGPIVRYIDIEEQLKERSINSTKFGEGAMYFIRGLAKKVVLANTFGSVYEQVAAMQMGSFSTLTAWVGAIAYAFQIYFDFGGYSDMAIGLGKMFGFEFLPNFNYPYIAKSITDFWRRWHISLSTWFREYVYIPLGGNRCTPSRHILNLLIVWMLTGLWHGAQWNFMFWGLYYGVILILEKYLWGSKIEKLPAAAQHIYAFVLVLFGWVFFFSPTLGYAGQYLKVMFGIGAKGIFDKQGFFMIFTNWLLIVIAILASAPRGYKLLKKITGCWQSEEVRAIVTCAVYIAMFLLCIAFLVTETYNPFLYFRF, encoded by the coding sequence ATGCTATTTAGCAGCATTACATTTTTATTTATATTTTTACCATTGACATTGCTTTTGTATTATCTTGTTCCATTTAGGATGAAGAACTATGTGATGTTGGCGGCGAGCTTGATTTTTTACGCATGGGGCGAACCTGTTTATATTATTTTAATGATTCTCTCCATCATATTGAATTATTTTTGTGGACAGGATATTTACGAAAAACGGGATAATGCAAGGGCTATGAAGATGAGCCTTATGTTTGGAGTGGTAATGAATCTGTTGATTCTTGGATTCTTCAAATATTATGGGCTGCTTATGGATACGATCAATGCAATTTTGCCAATCGATATTCCGTATCGTGTGCTGGCTTTGCCAATCGGAATTTCATTTTATACATTCCAGGCAATGTCCTATTTGATCGATGTATATCGAAAAGAGGTAAAACCACAGGAAAATGTTTTATATTTCGCATTGTATATTTCAATGTTTCCGCAGTTGATCGCAGGACCGATCGTCCGCTATATTGACATTGAGGAGCAGTTAAAGGAACGTAGCATCAACTCGACTAAGTTTGGCGAGGGTGCAATGTATTTTATCAGGGGATTAGCAAAGAAAGTAGTTCTGGCAAATACATTTGGCTCGGTATATGAACAGGTTGCTGCGATGCAGATGGGTTCATTTTCAACTTTGACAGCGTGGGTAGGAGCAATCGCGTATGCATTCCAGATTTATTTCGACTTCGGCGGTTATTCGGATATGGCAATTGGTCTTGGCAAGATGTTTGGGTTTGAATTTTTGCCAAACTTTAATTATCCGTATATTGCCAAAAGTATTACAGATTTCTGGAGAAGATGGCACATTTCGCTGAGTACATGGTTCCGTGAATATGTATATATTCCGCTTGGAGGGAATCGATGTACTCCGTCAAGACATATCTTAAATCTGTTGATCGTATGGATGTTGACAGGATTATGGCATGGAGCACAATGGAACTTTATGTTCTGGGGATTGTATTACGGAGTGATCCTTATTTTAGAAAAATATCTCTGGGGAAGTAAGATTGAGAAGCTTCCAGCAGCAGCCCAGCACATTTATGCATTTGTATTGGTTTTATTTGGATGGGTATTTTTCTTCAGCCCGACATTGGGATATGCAGGCCAGTATCTGAAAGTGATGTTTGGTATTGGTGCAAAAGGAATTTTTGATAAGCAGGGATTCTTTATGATTTTTACAAACTGGTTATTGATCGTAATAGCAATTCTGGCATCTGCACCAAGAGGATACAAGCTGTTGAAGAAGATAACAGGATGTTGGCAAAGCGAAGAAGTAAGAGCTATCGTAACTTGTGCGGTTTACATTGCAATGTTCTTACTTTGTATTGCATTCCTTGTAACAGAAACATATAATCCATTTTTATATTTTAGATTCTAG
- a CDS encoding prolyl-tRNA synthetase associated domain-containing protein, translated as MKLQDGRPTDLTGRLPKEIRVYDFLDTLNISYQRVDHEAAMTMEACEEIDQVLGDNTSICKNLFLCNRQATDFYLLLIPGNKPFKTKELSAQIGSSRLSFAKPEFMEQYLDITPGSVSVMGLMNDIEHKVQLLIDEDILKKEYFGCHPCVNTSSLKFKTTDLIERIIPALEHTPQIVTLG; from the coding sequence ATGAAATTACAAGACGGAAGACCAACAGATTTAACCGGCAGATTGCCAAAAGAAATACGCGTATATGATTTTTTAGATACCCTCAATATATCTTATCAGAGAGTTGACCATGAAGCAGCTATGACAATGGAAGCTTGTGAAGAAATCGATCAAGTACTCGGAGATAACACCTCGATTTGTAAAAATCTATTCTTATGTAACCGACAGGCAACTGATTTTTATCTACTTCTTATACCGGGAAACAAACCATTTAAAACCAAAGAATTATCTGCACAAATTGGAAGTTCCAGATTATCTTTTGCCAAGCCTGAATTTATGGAACAATATTTAGACATCACTCCCGGCTCCGTCAGTGTTATGGGATTGATGAATGATATAGAGCATAAAGTACAACTTCTGATTGATGAAGATATTTTGAAAAAAGAATATTTTGGATGCCATCCTTGTGTAAATACATCAAGCTTAAAATTCAAAACAACAGATCTTATAGAGCGTATCATTCCGGCACTTGAACATACGCCCCAAATAGTAACCCTTGGTTGA
- a CDS encoding DUF5721 family protein, producing MISLKLTETKKFMSQLLLSELFDHFLFIEGDIVTFNSFHIDGYIQKDFYTEFPPEELFSAASSFSGSEALPEYSYWKQVREYCFSLIKGKRTPLSFKFVFRLSPTNIAKLISKQNLDFQPNTVQGLYLNIQFNEQGLTCVTGTSLNTFTLDKSLEKAWDGMVQRFFTKNGVAFEVAI from the coding sequence ATGATTTCTTTAAAATTAACAGAAACGAAAAAATTTATGTCTCAACTTCTTTTATCAGAGCTTTTTGACCATTTTCTTTTCATTGAAGGTGATATTGTCACCTTTAACAGCTTCCATATTGATGGTTATATTCAAAAAGATTTTTATACAGAATTTCCACCCGAAGAACTTTTTTCTGCTGCTTCCTCTTTCTCCGGTTCTGAGGCACTTCCAGAATATTCTTACTGGAAACAAGTACGCGAATATTGTTTTTCTTTGATCAAAGGCAAACGGACACCTCTCAGCTTCAAGTTTGTGTTTCGCCTTTCCCCTACTAATATTGCCAAATTAATCTCTAAGCAGAATCTGGACTTTCAGCCAAACACCGTACAGGGGCTTTATCTGAATATTCAATTTAATGAGCAAGGGTTGACCTGCGTCACCGGAACATCTTTAAATACATTCACGTTGGATAAGTCACTTGAGAAAGCGTGGGATGGGATGGTGCAGAGGTTTTTTACTAAGAATGGGGTGGCGTTTGAGGTGGCTATTTAG
- a CDS encoding DUF4358 domain-containing protein, with protein MTNRGSVTRTELFKYITVAAILVFVILMLIFASGSTKAFDEVAKGVEASLDTENLVKQDSQALKRYYGLNSADYDGVLFYSSASSMSAEEVLMIKVKDDGQMQGVRDAINRRLENRKNDFDGYAPKQVQLLDSAQLKVRGDYIFLAVAPKADEYRAAFSKSL; from the coding sequence ATGACGAACAGGGGAAGCGTTACAAGAACAGAACTTTTTAAATACATAACAGTTGCAGCAATTTTAGTCTTTGTGATTCTGATGCTGATTTTTGCGAGTGGAAGTACAAAAGCATTTGATGAAGTTGCAAAAGGCGTGGAGGCATCATTGGACACAGAGAACCTTGTGAAGCAGGACAGCCAGGCACTGAAGCGTTACTATGGTCTTAACAGTGCAGACTATGATGGTGTGTTATTTTATTCTTCTGCTTCAAGCATGTCAGCGGAAGAAGTGCTTATGATCAAGGTAAAAGATGATGGACAGATGCAGGGCGTTCGCGATGCGATCAATCGGCGTCTTGAAAACAGAAAGAATGACTTTGACGGTTATGCACCAAAACAGGTACAGTTGTTAGATTCAGCACAGCTGAAGGTGAGAGGAGATTATATATTCCTTGCAGTAGCTCCGAAGGCGGATGAATATCGCGCAGCATTTTCGAAGAGTCTGTAA
- the addA gene encoding helicase-exonuclease AddAB subunit AddA: protein MGVKWTEEQQKVINLRNRNILVSAAAGSGKTAVLVERIIQMLTDEKHPIDVDRLLIVTFTEAAAAEMKERVRNAIEKSLEENPENAHLQRQATLIHSASITTIHSFCLSVIREHFHVINLDPGFRIAEEGELKLLSQDVLGEVLESCYEEADETFLKLVEKLGSGRNDKRLETLILQLYEYSRSYPQPEKWLWQCVDNYAVNEQDGAYFIFEIAAKQTKYYVEDMLGILDEALTICEEADGPYMYAEMLEMDIEMLSNLNREQNEYEQLYQELTSIKWKALSRKKDESVSEEKKEKVKQLRDEVKKQVKDLIAAYYYEKPEEMLKDMEASHDTMQAFVALVQMFADAFAEKKRTRNLIDFNDMEQFALQILTEEKEGKLVPSIVAQEYQEQFAEIMIDEYQDSNLIQEAILTSVSTISKGKYNVFMVGDVKQSIYRFRLSRPELFMEKYENYSLEDGEKQRIDLHKNFRSRAEVLDSTNYIFERIMRRELGGVEYDENAALYLGADYENLVREDGSLENEAELLLLDTSDAEIPDDLEEGTEFLDGTGKQLEAQMVAKRIKELVGKARVKDKETGEYRPAQYRDIVILSRSAKGWSDIFSTILNEEGIPAYAGSREGYFETYEVSVLLDYLQLLDNQRQDVPLAAVLTSPFVGLSAQELAEIRNSKENSTFYEAAEQSERLQEFYRQLEHFRKLIPYTSIHELLWKILEETGYGVYISAMPGGAQRKANLEMLIEKACSFEGTSYKGLFNFVRYIEQLKKYDVDYGEANIIDEQADTVRIMTIHKSKGLEFPIVFVVGMGKRFNMQDVNGSMIIHPELGVGIDQIDLDRRTKIPTFLKKMIQQQTKLETLGEELRVLYVALTRAKEKLIMTGQLKDARNLVLQYENAAIENASKGSMTFSKLASAHKYLDWVLPVAAQPDAPISIKVWDYWDAAVLDKREEQAEQVAKDILEHWNLENVYDNELKEHLNEQFSYRYPYQQMQKWKMKFTVSELKKRTYLSEDGSGENGEEMIEEAPIVPLLPKFLQEEEEVKGASRGSVYHKVLELLDFTQEYNTTSLKEAIRQMEQDKIITKEMTKCIRIKDIQNFLNSNIGKRMQKAAKSKLLKTEQPFVLGVDAGEIYREEIKDACQTAMEDMCQKEVEDVCQSDMKNEMILVQGIIDVYFEEDGEIVLLDYKTDKVRNGAELKERYHAQLDYYAKALEQLLGKKVKEKVIYSFCLGETVAI, encoded by the coding sequence ATGGGTGTGAAATGGACAGAAGAACAGCAGAAAGTCATAAATCTGCGTAACCGGAATATTCTTGTATCTGCTGCAGCAGGGTCTGGAAAAACGGCAGTTTTGGTAGAGCGTATTATACAAATGCTGACAGACGAGAAGCATCCTATAGATGTGGACCGTCTGTTGATCGTGACATTTACAGAGGCGGCGGCCGCTGAAATGAAAGAGCGTGTACGAAATGCAATCGAAAAGTCATTAGAAGAAAATCCGGAGAATGCACATTTACAAAGACAGGCAACATTGATCCATAGCGCCTCAATTACAACGATCCACAGCTTTTGCCTATCTGTTATAAGAGAACATTTTCATGTGATAAATCTTGATCCGGGATTTCGTATTGCAGAAGAAGGCGAGTTGAAGCTTCTTTCGCAGGACGTATTAGGAGAAGTTCTGGAATCGTGCTATGAAGAGGCGGATGAGACATTTTTAAAACTGGTAGAAAAGCTTGGAAGCGGACGGAATGATAAACGCTTAGAGACACTTATTTTACAGTTGTATGAGTATTCAAGGAGTTATCCACAACCGGAAAAATGGCTTTGGCAATGTGTTGATAACTATGCCGTAAATGAACAGGATGGGGCATATTTTATCTTTGAGATTGCGGCAAAACAGACAAAATACTATGTAGAAGATATGCTTGGTATCCTGGATGAGGCATTGACAATTTGTGAAGAAGCAGATGGTCCATATATGTATGCAGAAATGCTGGAAATGGATATAGAAATGTTGTCAAATCTCAATAGAGAGCAAAATGAATATGAACAGTTATATCAAGAGCTGACATCTATAAAGTGGAAAGCGTTGTCCAGAAAGAAGGATGAAAGCGTTTCGGAGGAAAAGAAAGAAAAAGTAAAACAGCTTCGTGATGAAGTCAAAAAGCAGGTGAAAGATCTAATCGCAGCTTATTATTATGAAAAGCCGGAAGAAATGCTCAAAGACATGGAGGCATCCCACGATACGATGCAGGCATTTGTCGCGTTGGTCCAAATGTTTGCGGATGCATTTGCGGAGAAAAAAAGAACACGAAATCTTATTGATTTCAATGATATGGAGCAGTTTGCCTTGCAGATTCTGACAGAAGAAAAAGAAGGAAAACTGGTTCCGTCAATCGTCGCACAGGAATATCAGGAACAGTTTGCAGAAATTATGATTGATGAATATCAGGACAGTAACCTAATTCAGGAAGCAATTTTAACAAGCGTATCTACGATAAGCAAAGGCAAATACAACGTGTTTATGGTTGGGGATGTCAAGCAGAGTATATATCGTTTCCGTTTATCGCGTCCGGAATTATTTATGGAAAAATATGAGAATTACAGTCTGGAAGATGGAGAAAAGCAGCGTATTGATCTGCATAAGAATTTCCGAAGCCGTGCAGAAGTGCTTGATAGTACAAATTATATTTTCGAGCGGATTATGAGAAGAGAGCTTGGAGGAGTAGAGTACGACGAGAATGCGGCACTTTATCTAGGGGCAGATTACGAGAACTTGGTGCGTGAAGATGGCAGCTTGGAAAATGAAGCTGAATTATTGCTTTTAGACACATCCGATGCAGAAATCCCCGATGATTTGGAAGAGGGAACAGAATTTCTTGACGGAACAGGAAAACAATTAGAAGCGCAGATGGTTGCAAAGCGGATTAAAGAACTGGTCGGAAAAGCAAGGGTGAAGGATAAGGAAACCGGCGAATATAGACCGGCCCAATATCGGGATATTGTAATCTTATCAAGAAGTGCAAAAGGGTGGTCGGATATATTTTCAACGATATTGAATGAAGAAGGGATTCCGGCATATGCAGGTAGCAGGGAAGGCTATTTTGAAACATATGAAGTAAGCGTTTTACTAGATTACCTGCAGCTTTTAGATAACCAGAGACAGGATGTTCCACTGGCAGCAGTATTGACCTCTCCATTTGTCGGATTATCTGCACAAGAGCTTGCCGAAATCCGAAACTCAAAAGAAAACAGCACATTTTACGAGGCGGCAGAACAAAGCGAAAGACTGCAGGAATTTTACCGACAGCTGGAACATTTCCGCAAATTAATCCCATACACATCCATTCACGAATTGTTGTGGAAAATATTAGAAGAAACAGGGTACGGTGTCTATATCTCGGCAATGCCCGGCGGTGCGCAGAGAAAGGCAAACCTTGAAATGCTAATTGAAAAAGCATGTTCATTCGAAGGGACAAGTTATAAAGGTTTGTTTAACTTTGTGCGATATATCGAGCAGCTGAAAAAATATGATGTAGATTACGGGGAAGCGAATATTATAGATGAACAGGCAGATACCGTGCGGATCATGACAATCCATAAAAGTAAAGGTTTGGAATTTCCAATTGTATTTGTTGTAGGAATGGGCAAACGTTTCAACATGCAGGACGTAAACGGAAGTATGATTATTCATCCGGAGCTTGGTGTAGGAATCGATCAGATTGACTTGGATAGACGTACAAAAATTCCGACATTTTTAAAGAAAATGATCCAGCAGCAAACAAAATTGGAAACCTTAGGAGAAGAACTTCGAGTACTTTATGTTGCGCTGACCAGAGCAAAAGAAAAATTGATTATGACAGGGCAGCTAAAAGATGCTCGAAATCTTGTGCTCCAATATGAAAATGCTGCGATTGAAAATGCATCGAAAGGCAGTATGACGTTTTCAAAATTAGCATCCGCACATAAATATTTAGACTGGGTACTTCCGGTGGCTGCACAGCCAGATGCACCGATTTCGATTAAAGTGTGGGATTACTGGGATGCTGCGGTACTCGACAAAAGAGAAGAACAAGCCGAGCAGGTAGCAAAGGATATATTAGAGCATTGGAATCTGGAAAATGTATATGACAATGAATTAAAAGAGCATTTGAATGAGCAGTTTTCATATCGTTATCCATACCAGCAAATGCAAAAATGGAAAATGAAATTTACCGTATCCGAACTGAAAAAACGCACATATCTAAGTGAAGATGGCAGCGGAGAAAATGGTGAGGAAATGATAGAAGAAGCACCGATAGTTCCTCTTTTGCCTAAATTTTTACAAGAAGAGGAAGAGGTAAAGGGTGCTTCGCGAGGAAGTGTATATCACAAAGTATTAGAATTGCTTGATTTTACACAAGAATACAATACTACATCCCTAAAAGAAGCAATCAGGCAGATGGAACAAGATAAAATTATTACAAAAGAGATGACAAAGTGCATCCGAATAAAAGATATACAGAACTTCTTGAATAGTAATATCGGAAAAAGAATGCAGAAAGCTGCAAAAAGCAAGCTGCTAAAAACAGAACAGCCATTTGTACTTGGAGTAGATGCAGGAGAGATTTATCGAGAAGAAATAAAGGATGCCTGCCAGACGGCGATGGAAGATATGTGCCAGAAAGAAGTAGAGGATGTTTGTCAATCAGATATGAAGAATGAAATGATATTGGTACAGGGAATCATTGATGTTTATTTCGAAGAAGATGGAGAAATTGTACTGCTGGATTATAAAACCGACAAGGTTCGAAATGGTGCAGAATTGAAAGAGAGATATCATGCACAGTTGGATTATTATGCGAAGGCACTCGAGCAGCTGCTTGGGAAGAAAGTGAAGGAGAAAGTGATTTATTCGTTCTGTCTGGGGGAGACAGTTGCTATTTAG
- a CDS encoding PD-(D/E)XK nuclease family protein: MSLQFIFGNSGAGKSHHLYKEVVAESLAHPDTNYIVLVPEQFTMQTQKDLCMAHPNKGIMNIDVLSFIRLSHRIFEETGRETKHVLDDEGKNLILRKIAGQYESELKVLRGNLKKQGYISEVKSVISEFTQYGIGFDELDEMIDSLGEESYLSYKLRDIRTVYGGFENYLADKYITKEELLDVLSDAVPESKILKDSVVVLDGYTGFTPVQNRLLGELLKVCKKVMITVEMDQRENPFVYKHPYQLFALSKQMVTSLVEIAGENRILVDEPVYLYEKTPYRFRDNPAMAFLENELFRYKCGHYTEEQNAISLHVTRNPKEEANFVAAQIHRLAREEGIRYREMGVIVSEMGTYANHLEKACEEYRIPIFMDHKKSILLNAFVEYLRSLLAMEEENFSYESVFRFLRTGMSGFTRGEVDRMENYVIALGLRGYSKWSDKWVRTTYEMKRKDAAEQKELAASAQALDSLNQLRERFVKKIETLTKVLKKRKKTVKEITIAVHEFLLQEKMQENVQEMENYFQEQGELALAKEYSQVYRIVMELFDKFVELLGDEEISLKEYNELLDAGLEEAKVGVIPPSLDQVVIGDMERTRLNHLKVLFFVGANDVFLPGNLGQGGLLSDRDREQFAEQKFSLSPGAKEKTYTQKFYLYMNLTKPSEKLYLSYSKTSADGKGLRPAYLIQDLKRMYPNLEVIEEEKKSLSEKEMTWMQGAEYLVDGLAKRQYGLSNEWKELYSWYFEQEKNQENPLVLQRILDAAFYKKEKEQLKKETAKDLYGNTERVSVTRLERFSSCAYAHFLTYGLRLSERECYQFEAMDLGNIAHQSMERFARKADDIQVEWTAMSEEVKERFIQESVEESILEYGNTVLYSTARNEYTITRIKKLIQRSVWALTKQMAESDFRPSLYEFNFGSGKIDRIDTCEDENGVYVKVTDYKTGMKAFDITAFYHGLQIQLPVYLNAALDVEQKRHKGKEIIPAGIFYYRMQDPIVDKEEDDEVLEGKILKELRLDGLVNADEIVVEHLQHNLEGTSNYIPVSKTKSGALSKTSKALYPDEFLEFLDYTKKLEAKLKGKIADGEVQAEPYEMGGATGCDYCAYRAICGFDTRIEGYEYRRLEKYSKEDVLEKIHIAAQEER, translated from the coding sequence ATGTCATTACAATTCATTTTTGGAAATTCAGGTGCAGGAAAATCGCATCATTTATATAAAGAAGTTGTCGCAGAATCCTTGGCTCATCCAGACACCAATTATATTGTATTGGTGCCAGAGCAGTTTACGATGCAGACGCAAAAGGATCTGTGTATGGCACATCCGAACAAAGGAATCATGAATATTGATGTGCTAAGTTTTATTCGTTTATCACACCGTATATTTGAAGAGACAGGCAGAGAAACAAAACATGTTTTAGATGATGAAGGAAAGAATTTAATCCTGCGGAAGATTGCCGGACAGTATGAGTCGGAGTTGAAGGTATTGCGAGGTAATTTAAAAAAACAGGGATATATCAGTGAAGTGAAATCTGTGATTTCTGAGTTTACGCAATATGGCATCGGATTTGATGAACTGGATGAAATGATTGATTCGCTTGGTGAGGAAAGCTATCTTTCTTATAAATTGCGGGACATTCGTACAGTATATGGAGGCTTTGAAAATTATCTTGCAGACAAATATATTACAAAAGAAGAATTGTTAGATGTGTTGAGTGATGCGGTTCCGGAATCGAAAATATTGAAGGATAGTGTTGTCGTACTCGACGGATATACCGGATTTACCCCAGTTCAGAACAGGCTTTTAGGGGAGCTTCTGAAGGTATGTAAAAAAGTTATGATAACCGTAGAAATGGATCAAAGGGAGAATCCATTTGTTTATAAACACCCATATCAACTATTTGCACTTAGCAAGCAAATGGTTACTTCGCTTGTTGAGATTGCAGGAGAAAATCGTATTTTGGTAGATGAACCGGTATATTTATACGAAAAAACACCTTACCGTTTTCGGGATAATCCGGCGATGGCTTTTTTGGAAAATGAGTTGTTCCGCTACAAATGTGGTCATTATACAGAAGAACAGAATGCAATATCATTACATGTAACTCGAAATCCAAAAGAAGAGGCGAATTTTGTTGCGGCGCAAATACATCGGCTTGCGAGAGAAGAAGGAATCCGTTATCGGGAAATGGGCGTGATTGTCAGTGAGATGGGAACATATGCAAATCATTTAGAAAAAGCATGTGAAGAGTACCGGATTCCGATTTTTATGGACCACAAGAAGAGCATTTTGTTAAATGCATTTGTAGAATATTTACGAAGTCTGCTGGCAATGGAAGAAGAAAATTTTTCATACGAAAGTGTTTTTCGTTTTTTGCGGACAGGTATGTCAGGATTTACGAGGGGAGAAGTGGATCGCATGGAAAATTATGTGATTGCACTGGGATTGCGTGGATATAGTAAGTGGTCAGATAAGTGGGTGAGGACTACTTATGAAATGAAAAGAAAAGATGCAGCAGAACAAAAAGAGCTGGCGGCAAGTGCACAGGCATTGGATTCGTTGAATCAATTGAGAGAACGGTTTGTAAAGAAAATAGAAACACTTACAAAGGTATTAAAAAAGCGAAAAAAGACAGTTAAGGAAATAACAATTGCAGTACATGAATTCTTGCTTCAAGAAAAGATGCAGGAAAATGTGCAGGAGATGGAAAATTATTTTCAAGAGCAGGGAGAGCTTGCGCTGGCAAAAGAATATTCGCAGGTATATCGCATTGTAATGGAGCTGTTTGATAAGTTTGTTGAACTTCTCGGAGACGAAGAGATTTCATTAAAAGAATACAATGAGTTATTAGATGCTGGTTTGGAGGAGGCAAAGGTCGGGGTTATTCCACCAAGTCTGGATCAGGTTGTGATCGGTGATATGGAGCGTACTCGTCTGAATCATTTGAAAGTGTTGTTTTTTGTCGGGGCAAATGATGTTTTTCTTCCGGGAAATCTTGGACAGGGCGGTTTGTTATCGGACAGAGACCGAGAACAGTTTGCAGAACAAAAATTCTCATTATCACCGGGAGCAAAAGAAAAAACATACACGCAGAAATTTTATTTGTATATGAATCTGACAAAACCATCGGAGAAGCTCTATCTTTCTTATTCAAAAACATCTGCCGATGGAAAAGGATTGAGACCGGCATATTTGATACAGGATTTGAAGAGGATGTATCCGAATCTGGAAGTGATTGAGGAAGAGAAAAAATCATTATCAGAAAAAGAAATGACATGGATGCAGGGAGCTGAATATCTGGTAGATGGACTGGCCAAGCGACAATACGGATTGAGTAACGAGTGGAAGGAATTGTATTCGTGGTATTTTGAACAAGAAAAGAATCAAGAGAACCCACTTGTATTGCAAAGAATATTAGACGCAGCATTTTACAAGAAAGAAAAAGAGCAATTAAAAAAAGAGACTGCAAAGGATTTATATGGAAACACAGAGCGTGTCAGCGTGACCAGACTGGAGCGGTTTTCTTCGTGTGCATATGCACATTTTCTGACATATGGGCTTCGCCTTTCAGAGCGAGAATGCTATCAGTTTGAGGCGATGGATCTGGGAAATATAGCACACCAGTCTATGGAAAGATTTGCAAGAAAAGCAGATGATATACAGGTAGAATGGACGGCTATGTCGGAAGAAGTAAAGGAGCGGTTTATTCAGGAAAGTGTGGAAGAAAGTATTCTTGAATACGGAAATACAGTATTGTACAGCACTGCAAGAAATGAGTATACGATCACAAGGATTAAGAAGTTAATCCAGCGTTCTGTATGGGCATTGACAAAGCAAATGGCAGAGAGTGATTTCCGTCCGAGTCTGTATGAATTTAATTTTGGAAGCGGAAAGATTGACAGAATTGATACATGTGAAGATGAAAATGGAGTATATGTAAAGGTTACGGACTATAAGACCGGTATGAAAGCATTTGACATTACAGCATTTTATCATGGATTGCAGATACAGCTTCCGGTTTATCTAAATGCGGCGCTGGATGTGGAGCAGAAGAGACATAAAGGAAAAGAGATTATTCCTGCCGGAATTTTCTATTATCGTATGCAAGACCCAATCGTAGATAAAGAAGAGGACGATGAAGTGCTTGAGGGTAAAATTCTAAAAGAGCTTCGTCTGGATGGTCTCGTAAATGCGGACGAAATCGTTGTGGAACATTTGCAGCATAATCTGGAAGGAACGTCAAATTATATTCCGGTTTCAAAAACGAAAAGCGGAGCATTGAGTAAAACCTCGAAAGCTCTGTATCCAGATGAATTTTTGGAATTTCTTGATTATACAAAAAAATTAGAAGCGAAACTAAAAGGCAAAATAGCAGATGGCGAGGTGCAGGCAGAACCATATGAAATGGGCGGTGCGACCGGATGTGATTATTGTGCCTATCGTGCAATTTGCGGATTTGATACAAGAATCGAAGGCTATGAATATCGCAGACTTGAGAAATATTCCAAAGAGGATGTGTTGGAAAAGATTCATATTGCTGCACAGGAGGAAAGATAA